The genomic window CGCCTGGTGCTCGGCTCCGACAACCGCGTGCTGCTGCCGGCCTCCGCGCTGCTCGGCGGGCTGTACCTGCTGCTGATGGACACCCTCGCCCGCTCCGTGGTGGAGGTCGAAATCCCCGTGGGCATCCTCACCGCCATCATCGGCGCGCCGGTGTTCGTGTTCCTGCTGGTCGGCAAGGCGAAGGGAGGGATCTCCCGTGCTTGAGGCCACCAATGTCGGACACCGCTACCACGTCAAGGGCGACTGGCTCTTCCGCGGCCTGGACCTGACCGTCCACCCGGGGGAGGTCATCTCCGTGTTGGGCCCGAACGCCCGCGGCAAGACCACCCTGCTGACCTGCCTGGCCGGCCTCCGCACCCCGCGGGAGGGCCGCGTCGAGGTCACCGGCACGCTGGGTTTCGTCCCGCAGTCGCACGCCGCCGATCACCCTTTCACCGTCCTGGAGATGGTGCTCATGGGCCGGGCCTCCCGGGTGCGTGCCTGGTCGGTGCCCGACGAGGAAGACCAGGCCGCCGCCTGGGCGGCCCTGCACCGCGTGGGCATGGCGGACCGCGGCGCCCAGCGCTACACGGACCTCTCCGGTGGGCAACGCCAGCTGGTGCTCATGGCCCGCGCCCTGGTCTGCCGGCCGTCGGTGCTCATCCTCGACGAGCCGACCTCCGCGCTGGATCTGCGCAACCAGCGCCGCGTGCTGCTGGTGCTGCGCTCCCTGGCCGAGGAAGGCATGGGCGTCGTGTTCACCACCCACGACCCGACGCACGCGCTGCACCTCTCGCACCGCACCCTGCGGATGGAAGACGAGCTCACTTTAGGTCCCACCGCGCAGCTGCTCACCGCGGAAAGCCTGACCGGCATGTACCGGGTGCCGGTGCTGACCACCCCGGTGCACTTCGCCTCCGGCGTCCGCCCGGTCGTGGCCCCGGACCTGCTGTCCGAACCGGAAAGGACGCCATGACTATTCTGCGACTTTCGCAACGCCCCGGCGAGGAGCTGTCCGCCGACGGGCGGGTGCGCACGATCGACGTCTACGACCTCGACGCCGTCGAACTCACCGACTACTCCGGGCTGCTTGTCGACGCCTCCTGCGACCAGCGCTTCCTCGCCGCCCGCCGCGACCGGCTGAGCACCTGGGTGCACGCCGGGGGCCGGGCCGTGGCCAACGGCCACCCCATTGAACGCTGGCTCGACGGCATACCGGCCCACCGCACACTCGAGTTCCACACCCCGGCCGACCTGTGGCTTCATGAACTGGCCGAGCACCCGATCTGGGCCGGGGTGGATCGCCGTGACCTGATCTTCCGCACCGGTGTACCCGGCGCCCATTCCTTCCAGCGGCTCCAAGAGATCGGGGTCGCCGGGTTCTACGCCCACGCCTACCTGGTGGACCTTCCCGACGGCGCCACGGCGATCACCGGCATCGGGCAAGGCCGCCTGCCCGTCGACGTCGCCTGGCCCTTAGGCGACGGCGAGGTGGTGCTGCACATCGGCAACGACCTGACCGGCTTCGCCGTCCCAGGCGCCACCACCGAGCACCTGGCCGAGCGCACACTGACCTACCTGGAGAAACGATGAAGACGTCGACGACCCCGCCGCGGCGGATCGCGTTCGTGCACACCGGCAGCCACTTCCACTTGGCCACGCTGAAAGATCCGGCGGTGGTGGCCCTGGACGTCGCCGACGTCTATGCCCCGGAACTTCAGCCGGGCGGGCTGGACGACTACGACGCCGTCTACGTCGCCGCCCGACTGCACCCCGCGGTGCGCCGGCGCATCGCCCCGGTGCTGGTGGATTTTCTGTCCCGCGACGGCGCGCGGATGTACGTCGACGGGGAGAACGGGGTGGGTGACTGGTTGCCCGGCACCACCGAGGTTCGCCGCGGCACCAACTTCTGGGCCTGGCGCGTCGGCGAGGACGTCGGCAGGCGCTCGGTGAACACCGACCATCCGTTCTGGCGGCGGTTGAGCGGACGTGCCGTGCACTGGCACTACCACGGCGTGCTGGATCACCCGGCGGTCGCGACGCCGCTG from Corynebacterium maris DSM 45190 includes these protein-coding regions:
- a CDS encoding ABC transporter ATP-binding protein; this translates as MLEATNVGHRYHVKGDWLFRGLDLTVHPGEVISVLGPNARGKTTLLTCLAGLRTPREGRVEVTGTLGFVPQSHAADHPFTVLEMVLMGRASRVRAWSVPDEEDQAAAWAALHRVGMADRGAQRYTDLSGGQRQLVLMARALVCRPSVLILDEPTSALDLRNQRRVLLVLRSLAEEGMGVVFTTHDPTHALHLSHRTLRMEDELTLGPTAQLLTAESLTGMYRVPVLTTPVHFASGVRPVVAPDLLSEPERTP